The following coding sequences are from one Lysinibacillus sp. FSL W8-0992 window:
- a CDS encoding response regulator transcription factor yields the protein MTKTILVVEDEFSIATLLKYNLEQAGYLVETAADGLEGLNKAMEIQPDLILLDLMLPKLDGMEVCKQIRQQRMNTPIIMLTAKDDEFDKVLGLELGADDYMTKPFSPREVLARVKAVLRRFTQNVVIEDKDEPQEKMYEFGQLRVFPERFEVFLQEEALEFTPKEFELLIYLLENKNRVLTRDQLLSAVWKYDFAGDTRIVDVHISHLRDKIEENSRKPMFIKTIRGLGYKFEEPKTS from the coding sequence ATGACAAAAACTATTTTAGTTGTAGAAGATGAATTTTCTATTGCGACCTTATTAAAATATAACTTAGAGCAAGCTGGCTATTTAGTTGAAACAGCAGCAGACGGATTAGAAGGGTTAAATAAAGCAATGGAAATACAGCCTGATTTAATCCTTTTAGACTTAATGCTTCCTAAGCTGGATGGCATGGAAGTTTGTAAACAAATTCGTCAACAACGTATGAATACACCAATCATTATGCTAACGGCAAAAGATGATGAGTTCGATAAGGTGCTTGGTTTGGAGCTAGGGGCAGATGATTATATGACCAAACCCTTTAGTCCACGGGAAGTTTTAGCACGTGTCAAAGCAGTCTTAAGAAGATTTACACAAAATGTTGTAATAGAGGATAAGGATGAGCCTCAAGAAAAAATGTATGAGTTTGGTCAACTGCGTGTATTTCCTGAGCGATTTGAAGTATTTTTACAAGAAGAAGCACTTGAATTTACACCGAAGGAATTTGAGCTACTCATTTATTTACTAGAAAATAAAAACCGTGTATTAACTCGTGATCAGTTATTGAGTGCTGTTTGGAAATATGATTTTGCAGGCGATACTCGTATTGTGGATGTGCATATTAGTCACCTCCGCGATAAAATTGAAGAAAATAGTCGTAAACCGATGTTTATTAAAACAATTCGTGGTCTTGGCTATAAATTTGAGGAGCCGAAAACTTCATGA
- a CDS encoding AI-2E family transporter: MKNLQIKKKSDERLYKRTKEGILYILTIYFHLNWGEFVKLRNIKYFSYERTINVLLFVFYLVILWFVLPVSLAIFLSFTTYPIINFLHKYFKINYWIAAIIVEILILSCIVLLIVISINSIILIFPEIRDTLQNFPLFTEYESIFIQFLQEKSMSIFDSIVVYTANLFQIFMKHVIEVFIFLVAYYFALIETRKSRYWFFQYVPKKYRNQWQSHFSKVMQLFHYFVFVEFQLFTITLLILCAGFMIFQFEQAIIKAFIVAFADVLPFFGIGVFLVPMSIYFYFNGNTFLCGAILLLYLFVQLTRQLAESMLWSNTLQLRTFHTFFISAASILLFGFYGILLSPIFLFLAVKLKEKSIFER, encoded by the coding sequence ATGAAAAACCTTCAAATTAAGAAAAAGTCGGACGAGCGACTATATAAGCGTACTAAAGAGGGTATTTTGTATATTTTGACAATATATTTTCATTTGAATTGGGGTGAATTTGTTAAATTGAGGAATATTAAATATTTTTCATACGAAAGAACTATTAATGTTTTATTATTTGTTTTTTATTTAGTGATTCTTTGGTTCGTTTTACCTGTATCTCTTGCTATATTTTTATCATTTACAACATATCCTATAATAAATTTCCTTCATAAATACTTTAAAATCAATTACTGGATTGCCGCTATTATCGTAGAAATATTGATACTTTCTTGTATAGTTCTCCTCATAGTCATCTCAATAAACAGTATTATTCTCATCTTTCCTGAAATACGTGACACACTTCAAAACTTTCCATTGTTCACTGAGTATGAATCCATATTTATACAGTTTTTGCAAGAAAAATCAATGTCTATTTTCGATTCTATCGTCGTTTATACTGCAAATTTATTTCAAATATTTATGAAGCACGTCATTGAAGTTTTTATATTCCTTGTAGCATATTATTTTGCATTAATCGAAACAAGAAAATCTCGTTACTGGTTCTTTCAATATGTCCCCAAAAAATATAGAAATCAATGGCAATCTCATTTTTCGAAAGTGATGCAACTTTTTCATTACTTTGTATTCGTAGAATTTCAATTATTTACGATAACATTACTTATACTTTGCGCGGGCTTTATGATATTTCAATTTGAACAAGCCATTATTAAAGCATTCATTGTAGCATTTGCAGATGTACTACCCTTCTTTGGTATCGGCGTCTTTCTTGTACCAATGAGCATTTACTTCTATTTCAATGGCAATACCTTTTTATGTGGTGCGATTTTACTTTTGTATTTGTTTGTTCAATTAACAAGGCAGCTCGCTGAATCTATGCTTTGGTCAAATACGTTGCAATTACGAACGTTTCATACGTTTTTCATCAGCGCTGCCTCTATCTTATTATTTGGTTTTTACGGTATTTTACTCAGCCCAATTTTTTTATTTTTAGCAGTTAAACTGAAAGAAAAGTCTATTTTTGAACGATAA
- the icd gene encoding NADP-dependent isocitrate dehydrogenase: protein MSNKIVVENGVLNVPNNPVIPFIEGDGIGPDIWAAASRVIDAAVEKAYNGEKKIEWLEVLAGEKAFNQTGEWLPQETLDKINEYLIAIKGPLTTPIGGGIRSLNVALRQQLDLYVCLRPVRHFDGVPSPVKRPEDVDMVIFRENTEDIYAGIEFESGSEQAKKIINFLQSEFGVNQIRFPETSGIGVKPVSKEGTERLVRSAIEYAIKHNRPSVTLVHKGNIMKFTEGGFKKWGYELAETEFADQTFTWNQYDAIKADQGEEAANKAQSEALAAGKILVKDSIADIFLQQILTRPTEFDVVATMNLNGDYISDALAAQVGGIGIAPGANINYVTGHAIFEATHGTAPKYAGQDKVNPSSVLLSGVLMLEHLGWQEAADMITKSVENTISSKVVTYDFARLMDGAKEVKCSEFANELIKNL from the coding sequence ATGTCAAACAAAATTGTAGTTGAAAACGGCGTACTTAATGTACCAAACAATCCAGTAATCCCATTCATCGAAGGTGATGGAATCGGTCCAGATATTTGGGCAGCAGCATCTCGCGTAATTGACGCAGCTGTAGAAAAAGCTTATAACGGTGAAAAGAAAATCGAATGGTTAGAAGTTCTAGCTGGTGAAAAAGCATTCAACCAAACTGGTGAATGGTTACCACAAGAAACTTTAGATAAAATTAACGAATACCTAATTGCAATTAAAGGTCCTCTTACTACTCCAATCGGTGGTGGTATCCGCTCTCTAAACGTAGCATTACGTCAACAACTTGATTTATATGTTTGCCTACGTCCAGTACGTCACTTTGATGGAGTACCTTCTCCAGTTAAACGCCCAGAAGACGTTGATATGGTTATCTTCCGCGAAAACACAGAAGACATCTATGCTGGTATCGAATTCGAATCAGGCTCTGAACAAGCTAAAAAAATCATCAACTTCTTACAATCAGAATTTGGTGTAAATCAAATCCGTTTCCCAGAAACTTCAGGTATCGGTGTAAAACCAGTATCTAAAGAAGGTACTGAGCGTTTAGTTCGTTCTGCTATCGAATATGCAATTAAACATAACCGTCCATCTGTGACACTAGTTCACAAAGGAAACATCATGAAATTCACTGAAGGTGGATTCAAAAAATGGGGTTATGAATTAGCTGAAACTGAATTTGCTGATCAAACATTCACTTGGAACCAATATGATGCAATCAAAGCTGACCAAGGTGAAGAAGCAGCAAACAAAGCACAATCTGAAGCTTTAGCAGCTGGCAAAATCTTAGTAAAAGATTCTATCGCTGATATCTTCTTACAACAAATCTTAACTCGTCCAACTGAGTTCGATGTAGTAGCTACAATGAACTTAAACGGTGACTATATTTCTGATGCATTAGCTGCACAAGTTGGTGGTATCGGTATTGCTCCAGGTGCGAACATTAACTACGTAACTGGTCACGCAATCTTCGAAGCTACTCACGGTACAGCTCCAAAATATGCTGGTCAAGATAAAGTAAACCCATCTTCAGTATTACTTTCAGGTGTATTAATGCTTGAACACTTAGGATGGCAAGAAGCAGCTGACATGATCACTAAATCTGTTGAGAATACAATCTCTTCAAAAGTTGTAACTTATGACTTCGCTCGTTTAATGGACGGCGCTAAAGAAGTGAAATGTTCAGAATTCGCTAACGAACTAATTAAAAACCTATAA
- the pyk gene encoding pyruvate kinase has protein sequence MRKTKIVCTIGPASESPEILEKLIEAGMNVARLNFSHGSHEEHEVRINLIREVANKLGKPVGILLDTKGPEIRTHNMQNGELHLKAGQVIDISMTEVEGTEASFSVTYERLIEDVQQNSIILLDDGLIQLRVLATDTEKGLIHTIVENAGVLKNKKGVNVPGVSVQLPGITEKDAQDILFGINQGVDFIAASFVRRAKDVLEIRELLEQNGGSHIQIIPKIENQEGVDNIDEIILVSDGLMVARGDLGVEIPAEEVPLVQKKLILKCNQVGKPVITATQMLDSMQRNPRPTRAEASDVANAIIDGTDAIMLSGETAAGTYPVESVQTMNKIAQRTEDSLDYKAIVSTRSREKEANMTEAISQAVAYTSINLGVKAVLAPTESGNTARMIAKYRPGVPIVAVTGSENTANTLTLVWGVYPVVCERVTTTDEILELAVDESLKHGFVNHGDAVVITAGVPVGEAGTTNLMKVHIIGDLLARGQGIGKASVIGNTVVAKNAAEALAYDTEGCILVTVGSDRDMMPAIEKCIGLITEEGGLTSHAAVVGLSLGIPVIVGVKEATTLIRHGQEITMDAETGVIYKGHASVL, from the coding sequence ATGAGAAAAACAAAAATCGTATGTACAATTGGTCCGGCAAGTGAGTCACCAGAAATTTTAGAAAAACTAATTGAAGCAGGTATGAATGTAGCTCGCTTGAATTTTTCACACGGTTCACATGAAGAACATGAAGTGCGTATTAATTTAATTCGTGAAGTTGCAAACAAATTAGGGAAACCAGTAGGTATTTTGCTCGACACAAAAGGACCTGAAATTCGTACGCATAACATGCAAAATGGGGAACTACATTTAAAAGCAGGTCAGGTAATCGACATTTCGATGACGGAAGTAGAAGGAACAGAGGCAAGTTTTTCTGTTACGTATGAACGACTAATCGAAGATGTACAACAAAACTCAATTATTTTATTAGATGATGGCTTAATTCAATTACGTGTGTTAGCAACAGATACGGAAAAAGGGCTTATTCACACAATAGTAGAAAATGCAGGTGTCTTAAAAAATAAAAAGGGTGTTAACGTCCCTGGGGTTTCAGTTCAACTACCTGGAATTACTGAAAAAGATGCACAGGATATTCTATTTGGTATTAATCAAGGTGTGGATTTCATTGCAGCTTCATTCGTTCGTCGAGCTAAAGATGTTTTAGAAATTCGCGAATTACTTGAGCAAAATGGCGGTAGTCATATTCAAATTATCCCGAAAATCGAGAACCAAGAAGGTGTCGATAATATCGACGAAATCATTTTAGTATCTGACGGATTAATGGTTGCACGTGGTGACTTAGGCGTAGAAATTCCAGCTGAAGAGGTACCATTAGTTCAAAAGAAATTAATCTTAAAATGTAACCAAGTTGGCAAACCAGTTATTACGGCAACTCAAATGTTAGACTCCATGCAACGTAATCCTCGTCCAACACGCGCTGAAGCAAGTGACGTTGCGAACGCCATTATTGATGGAACAGATGCGATTATGCTATCTGGTGAAACAGCAGCAGGGACATACCCAGTTGAATCCGTACAAACAATGAACAAAATTGCACAACGTACAGAAGATTCATTAGATTATAAAGCAATCGTTTCTACACGTAGTCGTGAAAAAGAAGCAAATATGACAGAGGCTATTTCTCAGGCTGTAGCATATACTTCGATAAACTTAGGCGTAAAAGCTGTACTAGCACCAACAGAAAGTGGAAACACGGCTAGAATGATTGCAAAATATCGTCCTGGTGTGCCGATTGTCGCTGTTACTGGCTCTGAAAACACTGCAAATACACTAACGCTTGTTTGGGGTGTTTATCCTGTAGTTTGTGAACGCGTTACAACGACAGACGAAATTTTAGAACTAGCAGTTGACGAAAGCTTGAAGCATGGTTTTGTAAATCATGGTGATGCAGTTGTTATTACAGCAGGTGTTCCTGTAGGGGAAGCTGGTACTACAAACTTAATGAAGGTACACATTATTGGCGATTTACTTGCGCGTGGTCAAGGGATTGGCAAAGCGTCAGTAATTGGTAATACAGTTGTAGCAAAAAATGCAGCTGAGGCATTAGCCTATGATACAGAAGGATGTATTTTAGTAACGGTCGGTTCAGATCGTGATATGATGCCAGCTATTGAAAAGTGTATCGGGCTAATTACAGAGGAAGGCGGACTGACAAGTCATGCCGCTGTAGTAGGGTTAAGTCTTGGTATTCCTGTAATCGTCGGTGTAAAAGAAGCAACAACATTAATTCGCCACGGTCAAGAAATAACAATGGATGCTGAAACAGGTGTTATTTATAAAGGACATGCAAGCGTACTTTAA
- a CDS encoding FxsA family protein, with the protein MKKFFLSFVVYALAELALLIVIGQNIGVFNTLLLVVATTIIGIYIAKNKGINSVKNVKHMVARGEAPGPALVDAMLNFSGGVLLALPGFITDIIGLLMLLPVTRKLFQPLVFYWMRKKMKKGQFIIVQK; encoded by the coding sequence ATGAAAAAATTTTTTCTTAGTTTTGTTGTATATGCATTAGCCGAACTGGCGTTATTAATAGTTATTGGTCAAAATATTGGTGTTTTCAATACATTATTGCTTGTTGTCGCAACGACTATCATTGGCATTTATATAGCGAAAAATAAAGGTATCAATTCAGTAAAAAACGTAAAACATATGGTTGCACGTGGAGAAGCCCCTGGACCAGCATTAGTGGATGCAATGTTGAATTTTAGTGGCGGTGTGCTTTTAGCATTGCCAGGTTTTATAACAGATATAATTGGTTTATTAATGCTACTACCAGTGACACGTAAATTGTTCCAACCACTTGTATTTTATTGGATGCGTAAAAAAATGAAAAAAGGTCAATTTATTATCGTTCAAAAATAG
- the citZ gene encoding citrate synthase — protein MSATKGLEGIVAAESKISSIIDDTLTYVGYNIDDLADNASFEEVIYLLWHTRLPKADELAELKQQLADNMAIPQAIVDQFKTYPLSTVHPMAALRTAVSLLGVFDEEADVMDPEANYRKAIRLQAKIATVVTAFARVRKGLEPIQPKSELSYAANFLYMLKGEEPAPIEVEAFDKALVLHADHELNASTFTARVCVATLSDVYSGVTAAIGALKGPLHGGANEQVMKMLTEIGSLENVESYIQNKLDNKEKIMGFGHRVYRKGDPRAPHLRVMSQKLTELTGKPELYEMSVKIHDMIVEQKKLPANVDFFSASVYDSLGIDHDLFTPIFAVSRTSGWVAHILEQYANNRLIRPRAEYVGPGMQKYVPISER, from the coding sequence ATGTCAGCAACAAAAGGATTAGAAGGTATCGTAGCAGCGGAATCTAAAATCAGTTCAATTATCGATGACACACTTACATATGTTGGTTACAACATTGATGATTTAGCAGATAACGCATCATTTGAAGAGGTAATTTACCTACTTTGGCATACTCGTTTACCTAAAGCGGACGAGCTTGCTGAATTAAAACAACAATTGGCAGACAACATGGCTATTCCACAAGCAATTGTAGACCAATTCAAAACTTACCCACTTTCAACTGTACATCCAATGGCTGCACTTCGTACGGCAGTATCTTTACTTGGTGTATTCGATGAAGAAGCGGATGTTATGGATCCTGAAGCTAACTACCGTAAAGCAATTCGTCTACAAGCTAAAATTGCAACTGTTGTTACTGCATTTGCACGTGTACGTAAAGGTTTAGAGCCAATCCAACCTAAATCAGAACTTAGCTATGCAGCAAACTTCCTATATATGTTAAAAGGTGAAGAGCCAGCACCAATCGAAGTTGAAGCATTCGATAAAGCGTTAGTATTACATGCTGACCATGAATTAAATGCATCAACATTTACTGCACGTGTATGTGTAGCTACATTATCAGATGTTTATTCTGGTGTAACTGCAGCTATCGGCGCATTAAAAGGACCACTTCACGGTGGTGCAAATGAGCAAGTTATGAAGATGTTAACTGAAATTGGTTCTCTTGAAAACGTTGAATCTTACATTCAAAATAAATTAGATAACAAAGAAAAAATCATGGGCTTCGGTCACCGCGTATACCGCAAAGGCGACCCACGTGCACCACACTTACGTGTAATGTCACAAAAATTAACTGAACTAACTGGTAAACCAGAGCTTTACGAAATGTCAGTTAAAATCCATGACATGATTGTTGAACAAAAGAAATTACCTGCAAACGTAGACTTCTTCTCTGCATCAGTGTACGATTCTTTAGGCATCGATCATGACTTATTCACACCAATCTTTGCAGTTTCACGTACTTCTGGTTGGGTAGCACATATTCTTGAGCAATATGCTAACAACCGCCTGATCCGTCCACGTGCTGAGTATGTAGGACCAGGTATGCAAAAATATGTTCCAATCAGCGAGCGCTAA
- the mdh gene encoding malate dehydrogenase, translating into MTLKRKKISVIGGGFTGATAAFLAAQKELGDVVLVDIPQAENPTKGKALDMWEAAPIQGFDSFVKGTSDYADTADSDVVIITAGIARKPGMSRDDLVQINQGVMKTVSKEIAAHSPNATIIVLTNPVDAMTYTVFKETGFPKNRVIGQSGVLDTARFCAFVAEELNISVKDITGFVLGGHGDTMVPLTRYSFAGGIPLETLIAPERLEAIVDRTRNGGAEIVNLLGNGSAYYAPAAALIEMAEAIIKDQKRILPSIAYLEGEYGYNDIYLGVPTLLGANGIEKIFELELTDKEKAALDNSAEAVKAVMKVLA; encoded by the coding sequence ATGACTTTGAAACGTAAAAAAATCTCAGTAATCGGTGGCGGATTCACCGGCGCTACTGCAGCATTTTTAGCAGCACAAAAGGAACTTGGCGATGTTGTATTAGTAGATATTCCACAAGCTGAAAACCCAACAAAAGGTAAAGCTTTAGACATGTGGGAAGCTGCTCCAATACAAGGTTTTGATTCTTTTGTTAAAGGTACTTCTGACTATGCAGACACTGCAGATTCTGATGTAGTAATTATTACTGCGGGTATTGCCCGTAAACCTGGCATGAGCCGTGACGACTTAGTTCAAATTAACCAAGGTGTTATGAAAACTGTTTCAAAAGAAATCGCTGCTCATTCGCCAAATGCAACCATTATCGTATTAACAAACCCTGTTGATGCAATGACTTACACAGTATTCAAAGAAACAGGTTTCCCTAAAAATCGAGTAATCGGTCAATCTGGTGTACTTGATACTGCTCGTTTCTGTGCTTTTGTTGCGGAAGAGCTAAACATCTCTGTAAAAGACATCACTGGTTTTGTATTAGGTGGTCATGGTGACACAATGGTACCACTTACTCGTTATTCATTTGCTGGCGGTATTCCTTTAGAAACGTTAATCGCCCCAGAGCGTTTAGAAGCAATCGTTGACCGTACGCGCAATGGTGGTGCAGAAATCGTAAACTTACTTGGAAATGGTTCTGCCTATTATGCTCCAGCAGCAGCACTTATTGAAATGGCTGAAGCAATTATTAAAGATCAAAAGCGTATCCTACCATCAATCGCATACTTAGAAGGTGAATATGGGTACAACGATATTTATTTAGGAGTCCCAACATTACTAGGTGCTAATGGTATCGAAAAAATCTTTGAGCTTGAATTAACTGACAAAGAAAAGGCAGCATTGGATAACTCTGCTGAAGCCGTAAAAGCAGTGATGAAAGTTTTAGCTTAA
- a CDS encoding MaoC/PaaZ C-terminal domain-containing protein — MLQKNSKLGLTIDEITVGEKIHITEKIEDKDLLLYLGLTNDNNPLYIQHDYAAMTPFKKPIVPTIMLNGIITSAVSKYIPGPGARIIEQHLTYLGPLYHYELFDTLLEVTAVNKVQNTITVSVLSYNEQKQLVIEGTLLVTPPLAL, encoded by the coding sequence TTGCTTCAAAAGAACAGTAAGCTTGGTCTCACTATTGATGAAATTACAGTCGGCGAGAAGATTCATATTACTGAAAAAATAGAAGATAAGGATTTATTGCTTTATTTAGGACTTACAAATGATAATAATCCGCTTTACATTCAACATGATTATGCAGCAATGACGCCTTTTAAAAAGCCGATTGTACCAACTATTATGTTAAATGGTATTATTACGTCAGCTGTGTCGAAGTATATTCCAGGACCTGGTGCGCGTATTATAGAACAACATTTAACCTATTTAGGGCCACTCTATCATTATGAATTATTCGATACGCTTTTAGAGGTAACAGCAGTAAATAAAGTACAGAATACCATTACTGTTTCTGTGCTCTCCTATAATGAACAAAAGCAGCTTGTAATTGAAGGTACATTGCTGGTGACACCACCACTGGCATTATAG